In Brachypodium distachyon strain Bd21 chromosome 2, Brachypodium_distachyon_v3.0, whole genome shotgun sequence, one genomic interval encodes:
- the LOC104583113 gene encoding putative lipid-binding protein At4g00165: MASATTMSIHVIFLAVVLAAASVQGQGDDDALLPSSPAPAPSGVNGRRGCPSDVAEFGACVNLGQDPAAADRERCCGRIRGLSSREAYYCLCAAFWRSGVAGDRANPDVRARVAGNVNAALLGCGKDRVDDLDCLVIG, encoded by the coding sequence ATGGCCAGCGCAACCACGATGTCCATCCATGTCATCTTCCTCGCTGTTGTTCTAGCCGCGGCCTCCGTGCAAGGGCAGGGAGACGACGACGCCCTGCTGCCATcttcaccggcgccggcgccgtccggCGTCAACGGCCGGCGCGGGTGCCCATCGGACGTAGCTGAGTTCGGAGCGTGCGTGAACCTCGGGCAGGACCCGGCTGCCGCCGACAGGGAGCGGTGCTGCGGGAGGATCCGTGGGCTGTCGAGCAGGGAAGCCTACTACTGCCTCTGCGCCGCCTTCTGGCGATCCGGCGTCGCCGGTGACCGCGCTAACCCCGATGTTcgcgcccgcgtcgccggcaACGTCAACGCCGCGCTCCTGGGCTGCGGCAAGGATCGCGTCGACGATCTCGATTGCTTGGTAATTGGCTGA
- the LOC104583114 gene encoding nischarin: protein MRSSTHVAIFLAAALMALAVASVQGQRGSVRDTPPPSSQRAPAAAMARAPAAAMARAPAPAAAMARAPAAAFTPSPAAGMARPPAAAMARAPAAALAPAPAAAMAPPPPPQPMRPCPSDAGEFGACVNLGIGRDRMNPADRDRCCGQIRGMPSNQAAGCLCEAALGVRFDAFNVNAVLGVCGMARVPGIVGVC from the coding sequence ATGAGGTCCTCAACCCATGTCGCCATCTTCCTCGCCGCGGCTCTCATGGCTCTAGCCGTGGCCTCCGTGCAGGGGCAGCGGGGGTCTGTCCGTGATACCCCGCCGCCATCTTCACAgcgggctccggcggcggcaatggcgcgGGCTCCGGCTGCCGCCATGGCGCGGGCTCCGGCTCCCgcagcggccatggcgcgggcTCCGGCTGCGGCCTTTACGCCGTCTCCGGCTGCGGGCATGGCGCGGCCTCCGGctgcggccatggcgcgggcTCCGGCTGCGGCCTTGGCGCCGGCTCCGGCTgccgccatggcgccgccgccaccaccacagCCGATGCGCCCTTGCCCGTCGGACGCTGGTGAGTTCGGAGCCTGCGTCAACCTGGGGATTGGCCGCGACAGGATGAACCCGGCGGACAGGGACCGGTGCTGCGGGCAGATCCGCGGGATGCCGAGCAACCAAGCTGCTGGCTGCCTCTGTGAGGCCGCGTTGGGCGTGCGCTTCGACGCCTTCAACGTCAACGCTGTCTTGGGCGTCTGCGGCATGGCTCGCGTCCCCGGCATCGTCGGCGTATGCTAA
- the LOC104583115 gene encoding mitochondrial outer membrane protein porin 2 produces MKMKGLRNFVKECRSRYMILIQGDTLAASYYQQLKNATAVGAELAHSFSSSANTLTVGTQIALDRLNTVKGRFNSNGIASVLIQHAWSPKSLITVSIEFNSKDMEKSAPQLSSGWPWLSSVDVGFGVL; encoded by the coding sequence ATGAAGATGAAAGGGCTTCGTAACTTTGTGAAGGAATGCCGCAGCAGGTACATGATACTCATACAGGGGGACACCCTGGCTGCTTCCTACTACCAGCAGCTGAAGAATGCCACAGCTGTTGGAGCTGAGCTTGCTCACAGCTTCTCTAGCAGCGCGAACACCCTGACCGTCGGGACGCAGATCGCTTTGGACCGCCTGAACACGGTGAAGGGGCGTTTCAACAGCAACGGCATCGCAAGCGTGCTCATCCAGCATGCGTGGAGTCCCAAGTCTCTCATCACCGTCTCCATCGAGTTCAACAGCAAGGACATGGAGAAGAGCGCGCCCCAATTAAGTTCGGGCTGGCCCTGGCTCTCAAGCGTTGATGTAGGGTTCGGTGTGCTTTAG
- the LOC100832446 gene encoding mitochondrial outer membrane protein porin 2: MASTGPGLYTEIGKKSRDLLYKDYQTDQKFTLTTVAANGATITAASTKKNEAIVSEIQSQLKGKNVTVDVKVTSESSVIATVTVPELYTPGLKGMLCVPIPYNKSASGKAELQYLHAHAGINASVGLNANPLVNLSGVLGTKDLAFGADVAFDTASGDFTKYNAGVSLTNEDLTASVVLNNKGDTLAASYYQQVKGSTAVGAELAHSFSSNANTLTIGTQHALDPLTTVKGRFNNNGIASALIQHAWRPNSLVTVSTEFDTKAMEKSPKFGLALALKP, translated from the exons atgGCCTCCACGGGTCCCGGGCTCTACACCGAGATCGGGAAGAAGTCCAGAG ATCTCCTGTACAAGGACTACCAGACGGACCAGAAGTTCACGCTCACCACCGTCGCCGCCAACGGAGCC ACAATTACTGCAGCAAgcacaaagaaaaatgaagcaaTTGTTAGTGAGATCCAGAGCCAGCTGAAGGGCAAGAATGTGACAGTGGACGTGAAAGTAACTTCAGAATCAAGT GTAATAGCCACTGTCACTGTTCCTGAGCTATACACACCAGGCTTGAAGGGAATGTTGTGCGTTCCTATCCCGTACAACAAGTCAGCATCTGGAAAG GCTGAACTCCAATACTTGCACGCCCATGCTGGCATCAATGCCAGTGTTGGCCTGAATGCAAACCCTCTGGTTAACCTTTCTGGTGTACTTGGAACTAAAGATCTCGCCTTTGGTGCTGATGTTGCTTTTGATACCGCCTCTGGGGACTTCACCAAGTACAATGCTGGAGTGAGCCTCACTAATGAAGATCTTACCGCTTCCGTGGTTCT GAACAACAAGGGGGACACTCTGGCTGCTTCCTACTACCAGCAGGTGAAGGGTTCCACGGCTGTTGGAGCTGAGCTTGCTCACAGCTTCTCGAGCAACGCGAACACCCTGACCATTGGGACGCAGCATGCTCTGGACCCCCTGACCACGGTGAAGGGGCGTTTCAACAACAACGGCATCGCGAGTGCGCTCATCCAGCATGCGTGGAGGCCCAATTCTCTCGTCACCGTCTCCACCGAGTTCGACACCAAGGCCATGGAGAAAAGCCCCAAGTTTGGGCTGGCCCTGGCTCTCAAGCCTTGA
- the LOC100832763 gene encoding protein IQ-DOMAIN 31 isoform X2, producing the protein MGKSPAKWLKSVLFGKKTSKSGSTKGKDLSAPGNRGYAATGKDPVFSESSPVISEPVLVTPHNNDTVPEVRKAENSSLQGEVVVPDVNQDLEKQSTVGSDVLSNDPERLREEQAAVKAQAAFRGYLARRAFRALKGIIRLQALIRGHLVRRQAASTLRATWLIVKFQAVVRGRNVRLSSDAVQFRWNLVQQNSMGAKPDAWKERLASNAFARKLLASPILVEALHFQYDERDPNSAFNWLERWTISRVWKPVYQPKRSAASDAKAQTRKASYAMETESGKLKRNARKSSAMSVEPAPTNMPLETEKPRRNQRKFTSIPADSVPDSQLTELEKVKRSLRKVTNSMAEASKVSSPATEISDYPEVQFEKPVRTAQEVPVYPEIQEPYNGDLLENAKMDIPVPDLTQLEVTSYPVTTEEKAGELTVVTTTAEVMPLQDIDNEENALVNDIEPRSREEPLSTESLKSGNRRSSFSTKPEYPENGSKNSPSVPSYMAATKSAKAKLRGQISPRLSADSAEKTVYTRRHSLPSPANGKQNSHSPRTQRPAHSGSKEGVKGDKSMLSSRDASERPMKAEWRR; encoded by the exons ATGGGGAAGTCTCCGGCGAAGTGGCTCAAGTCCGTGCTCTTCGGGAAGAAGACGTCCAAGTCTGGCTCCACCAAGGGAAAGGATTTATCG GCACCTGGTAACCGAGGGTATGCTGCCACCGGGAAGGACCCAGTGTTTTCGGAGAGCTCCCCGGTGATCTCGGAGCCGGTGCTTGTTACCCCCCACAACAATGACACTGTGCCGGAGGTGAGAAAGGCTGAGAATTCCAGCTTGCAAGGTGAAGTGGTGGTGCCTGATGTGAATCAGGATTTGGAGAAGCAGAGCACTGTTGGGTCTGATGTGCTGTCCAATGACCCGGAGAGGTTGAGGGAAGAACAAGCAGCTGTCAAGGCACAGGCTGCCTTCCGAGGCTACCTG GCACGTCGGGCATTCCGTGCATTGAAAGGAATCATAAGACTTCAGGCACTTATCCGTGGACATCTTGTAAGGAGGCAAGCTGCTTCAACTCTTCGTGCAACATGGTTGATTGTGAAGTTCCAAGCTGTCGTTCGTGGTAGAAATGTCAGACTTTCTAGTGACGCCGTTCAATTCAGATGGAATCTTGTTCAGCAGAATTCCATG GGTGCTAAACCGGATGCATGGAAGGAGAGGTTAGCTTCAAATGCATTTGCTCGAAAG CTTCTAGCTTCCCCAATTCTGGTAGAGGCTCTTCACTTTCAGTATGATGAGAGGGATCCGAATTCAGCATTCAACTGGTTAGAGAGATGGACCATAAGTCGTGTCTGGAAGCCTGTTTACCAACCAAAGAGATCTGCTGCCTCTGATGCCAAAGCACAGACAAGGAAGGCCAGCTATGCTATGGAAACAGAGTCAGGGAAATTGAAACGCAATGCTCGGAAGAGTTCTGCAATGTCAGTTGAGCCTGCACCAACAAACATGCCGTTGGAAACTGAAAAACCAAGGCGGAACCAAAGGAAATTCACTAGTATTCCTGCCGATTCAGTGCCTGATAGCCAGTTAACTGAACTCGAGAAGGTTAAACGTAGCCTTAGGAAGGTTACTAATTCCATGGCAGAAGCCTCAAAGGTATCTAGTCCTGCAACTGAGATCTCTGACTATCCTGAGGTCCAATTTGAGAAACCAGTACGGACTGCACAGGAAGTTCCAGTTTATCCTGAGATTCAAGAACCTTACAATGGTGATCTATTGGAGAATGCAAAGATGGATATTCCGGTACCTGATCTCACGCAACTGGAAGTTACTTCATATCCAGTCACAACTGAAGAGAAAGCTGGTGAGCTGACAGTTGTAACTACAACAGCTGAAGTTATGCCGCTGCAAGACATTGATAATGAAGAAAATGCTTTAGTGAATGACATTGAACCGAGATCCAGAGAAGAACCTCTTTCTACCGAAAGCCTTAAAAGTGGCAATAGGAGGTCTTCATTCTCAACCAAGCCAGAATATCCAGAAAACGGCTCCAAAAACTCTCCATCTGTGCCAAGCTACATGGCTGCAACAAAATCTGCAAAGGCGAAACTGCGAGGTCAGATTTCACCTAGACTCAGTGCTGATTCAGCAGAAAAAACTGTCTACACACGTCGCCATTCTCTCCCTTCCCCTGCCAATGGTAAGCAGAACTCACACTCGCCGCGTACACAAAGGCCAGCCCATTCTGGTAGCAAAGAGGGAGTGAAAGGCGACAAGTCTATGCTGTCATCAAGAGACGCAAGTG AGAGACCAATGAAAGCCGAGTGGAGACGCTGA
- the LOC100832763 gene encoding protein IQ-DOMAIN 31 isoform X1, with amino-acid sequence MGKSPAKWLKSVLFGKKTSKSGSTKGKDLSKAPGNRGYAATGKDPVFSESSPVISEPVLVTPHNNDTVPEVRKAENSSLQGEVVVPDVNQDLEKQSTVGSDVLSNDPERLREEQAAVKAQAAFRGYLARRAFRALKGIIRLQALIRGHLVRRQAASTLRATWLIVKFQAVVRGRNVRLSSDAVQFRWNLVQQNSMGAKPDAWKERLASNAFARKLLASPILVEALHFQYDERDPNSAFNWLERWTISRVWKPVYQPKRSAASDAKAQTRKASYAMETESGKLKRNARKSSAMSVEPAPTNMPLETEKPRRNQRKFTSIPADSVPDSQLTELEKVKRSLRKVTNSMAEASKVSSPATEISDYPEVQFEKPVRTAQEVPVYPEIQEPYNGDLLENAKMDIPVPDLTQLEVTSYPVTTEEKAGELTVVTTTAEVMPLQDIDNEENALVNDIEPRSREEPLSTESLKSGNRRSSFSTKPEYPENGSKNSPSVPSYMAATKSAKAKLRGQISPRLSADSAEKTVYTRRHSLPSPANGKQNSHSPRTQRPAHSGSKEGVKGDKSMLSSRDASERPMKAEWRR; translated from the exons ATGGGGAAGTCTCCGGCGAAGTGGCTCAAGTCCGTGCTCTTCGGGAAGAAGACGTCCAAGTCTGGCTCCACCAAGGGAAAGGATTTATCG AAGGCACCTGGTAACCGAGGGTATGCTGCCACCGGGAAGGACCCAGTGTTTTCGGAGAGCTCCCCGGTGATCTCGGAGCCGGTGCTTGTTACCCCCCACAACAATGACACTGTGCCGGAGGTGAGAAAGGCTGAGAATTCCAGCTTGCAAGGTGAAGTGGTGGTGCCTGATGTGAATCAGGATTTGGAGAAGCAGAGCACTGTTGGGTCTGATGTGCTGTCCAATGACCCGGAGAGGTTGAGGGAAGAACAAGCAGCTGTCAAGGCACAGGCTGCCTTCCGAGGCTACCTG GCACGTCGGGCATTCCGTGCATTGAAAGGAATCATAAGACTTCAGGCACTTATCCGTGGACATCTTGTAAGGAGGCAAGCTGCTTCAACTCTTCGTGCAACATGGTTGATTGTGAAGTTCCAAGCTGTCGTTCGTGGTAGAAATGTCAGACTTTCTAGTGACGCCGTTCAATTCAGATGGAATCTTGTTCAGCAGAATTCCATG GGTGCTAAACCGGATGCATGGAAGGAGAGGTTAGCTTCAAATGCATTTGCTCGAAAG CTTCTAGCTTCCCCAATTCTGGTAGAGGCTCTTCACTTTCAGTATGATGAGAGGGATCCGAATTCAGCATTCAACTGGTTAGAGAGATGGACCATAAGTCGTGTCTGGAAGCCTGTTTACCAACCAAAGAGATCTGCTGCCTCTGATGCCAAAGCACAGACAAGGAAGGCCAGCTATGCTATGGAAACAGAGTCAGGGAAATTGAAACGCAATGCTCGGAAGAGTTCTGCAATGTCAGTTGAGCCTGCACCAACAAACATGCCGTTGGAAACTGAAAAACCAAGGCGGAACCAAAGGAAATTCACTAGTATTCCTGCCGATTCAGTGCCTGATAGCCAGTTAACTGAACTCGAGAAGGTTAAACGTAGCCTTAGGAAGGTTACTAATTCCATGGCAGAAGCCTCAAAGGTATCTAGTCCTGCAACTGAGATCTCTGACTATCCTGAGGTCCAATTTGAGAAACCAGTACGGACTGCACAGGAAGTTCCAGTTTATCCTGAGATTCAAGAACCTTACAATGGTGATCTATTGGAGAATGCAAAGATGGATATTCCGGTACCTGATCTCACGCAACTGGAAGTTACTTCATATCCAGTCACAACTGAAGAGAAAGCTGGTGAGCTGACAGTTGTAACTACAACAGCTGAAGTTATGCCGCTGCAAGACATTGATAATGAAGAAAATGCTTTAGTGAATGACATTGAACCGAGATCCAGAGAAGAACCTCTTTCTACCGAAAGCCTTAAAAGTGGCAATAGGAGGTCTTCATTCTCAACCAAGCCAGAATATCCAGAAAACGGCTCCAAAAACTCTCCATCTGTGCCAAGCTACATGGCTGCAACAAAATCTGCAAAGGCGAAACTGCGAGGTCAGATTTCACCTAGACTCAGTGCTGATTCAGCAGAAAAAACTGTCTACACACGTCGCCATTCTCTCCCTTCCCCTGCCAATGGTAAGCAGAACTCACACTCGCCGCGTACACAAAGGCCAGCCCATTCTGGTAGCAAAGAGGGAGTGAAAGGCGACAAGTCTATGCTGTCATCAAGAGACGCAAGTG AGAGACCAATGAAAGCCGAGTGGAGACGCTGA
- the LOC100833069 gene encoding uncharacterized protein LOC100833069: MPPPSLLSLLPAASLSPRSRRARREAPTASDRLHYSRLPVLSARAPSPPHSLSSTSSVGGGGGGGGDELHLLDKPFPSALAEEDEDDPEPEPAPALSQGEALAPYLNFFQVKGGDGSECAAAVRSSVDDASEDGDDAGGRGVIYYDPKPGDLVVGVVVGGDWRALDVDVGAGGEPALMLAKEAAPVSAVELGYLACDVASSGGGASEFAAEGRVGVVVSGREGSVTARRSGKDKGAPVVGVGMVVFAEVLGRTLGGRPLLSARRLFRRVAWHRVRQIKQLNLPIMVKVFEWNAGGLISRIEGLRAFLPKAEMMRRPRNFTDLKNNVGRQIHVCITRTDERTNELIISEKEAWAMAYLREGALLEGTVRKLFPYGAQIRIGETNRGGLLHISKITHGQLRSVSDVLKVGERVKALVIKSTAPDRIALSIKDLESEPGLFLSDKEKVFSEAEEMAQRYRDQISETPRSDGSGSSCNHDAIAFEDEAESYANWKWLKFIKSDEVNLNPSDTRSGL, translated from the exons atgccgccccCATCCCTCCTGTCCCTCCTCCCCGCAGCGTCCCTCTCCCCGCGAAGCCGCCGAGCGAGGCGCGAAGCCCCTACGGCGAGCGACCGCCTCCATTATTCCCGCCTCCCCGTCCTCAGCGCACGggctccctcgccgccgcattCGTTATCCTCTACCTCCtctgtcggcggcggcggaggtggaggaggcgacgaGCTCCACCTGCTAGACAAGCCCTTCCCCTCCGccctggcggaggaggacgaggacgacccCGAGCCTGAGCCCGCTCCGGCGCTGTCCCAGGGCGAAGCGCTCGCGCCGTACCTCAACTTTTTCCAGGTgaagggcggcgacggcagtgAGTGCGCGGCCGCCGTGAGGAGCTCCGTGGACGACGCCTCGGAGGACGGAGACGACGCCGGTGGGCGTGGGGTCATTTACTACGACCCCAAGCCCGGGgacctcgtcgtcggcgtcgtcgtcgggggCGACTGGCGGGCACTCGACGTCGACGTCGGCGCTGGAGGAGAGCCAGCTCTGATGCTGGccaaggaggcggcgccggttTCAGCGGTGGAGCTCGGTTACCTGGCGTGCGATGTCGcatccagcggcggcggcgcgagtgAGTTCGCCGCGGAAGGCAGGGTTGGCGTCGTGGTCAGCGGCCGGGAGGGGAGCGTGACGGCCAGGAGGAGCGGGAAGGATAAAGGTGCCCCGGTGGTGGGCGTTGGCATGGTGGTGTTCGCCGAGGTCCTCGGTCGAACACTTGGCGGGCGGCCGTTGCTGTCCGCGCGCAGGCTGTTCCGGCGCGTCGCGTGGCACAGAGTGAGGCAG ATAAAGCAACTAAATCTACCTATCATGGTTAAAGTTTTTGAGTGGAATGCTGGAGGCTTGATATCAAGAATTGAG GGGCTCCGAGCGTTCCTCCCTAAGGCTGAGATGATGAGAAGACCAAGAAATTTCACAGATCTAAAGAATAAT GTTGGCCGACAGATCCATGTCTGCATTACAAGGACTGATGAAAGGACTAACGAATTGATAATCAGTGAAAAAGAGGCATGG GCAATGGCATACCTTAGAGAAGGGGCTCTCTTGGAAGGGACAGTCCGCAAGTTGTTTCCATATGGTGCACAAATTAGGATTGGCGAGACTAACAGAGG TGGTCTGCTGCATATCTCAAAGATAACACATGGTCAGCTGCGATCCGTCAGTGATGTGCTTAAAGTGGGTGAGAGAGTGAAAGCTCTTGTGATCAAATCAACAGCACCGGACCGAATTGCTCTTAG TATTAAGGACCTTGAGAGCGAACCTGGACTGTTTCTCTCTGACAAAGAG AAGGTGTTCTCGGAGGCTGAAGAGATGGCGCAAAGATACCGTGATCAGATTTCAGAGACGCCTCGATCTGACGGTTCTGGCTCCTCGTGCAACCACGACGCTATCGCGTTCGAGGACGAAGCAGAATCCTACGCGAACTGGAAGTGGTTGAAATTCATCAAGTCTGACGAAGTAAACCTTAACCCTAGTGATACCCGCTCAGGATTGTAA
- the LOC100833880 gene encoding uncharacterized protein LOC100833880, translated as MGFMLRVRLASFFAGAAAAAAGGGYFLYKDYKLAHDSTALQVKGLHDHVDARYKAFDKRLMALEGQKSTESSQDIGAPSD; from the exons atggggtTCATGCTGCGGGTGAGGCTGGCGTCCTTCTTcgcgggcgcggccgcggcggcggccggcggcggctacttCCTCTACAAGGACTACAAGCTCGCCCACGACTCCACGGCCCTACAG GTGAAAGGTCTCCATGACCATGTGGACGCCCGCTACAAGGCCTTCGACAAGCGACTCATGGCTTTGGAAGGCCAGAAGAGCACCGAGTCTTCTCAGGATATCGGCGCACCATCTGATTGA